A single genomic interval of Camelina sativa cultivar DH55 chromosome 11, Cs, whole genome shotgun sequence harbors:
- the LOC104723228 gene encoding F-box protein At4g18380-like, whose protein sequence is MLFYLLLLHKDLILFFSPSLSEMAITLRSSDPLSRIHPEPKQQIDHFDHLPDSILLLILNNIGDVKSLGRCCVVSKRFHSLIPQVENVVVRVDCVISDDDSSSLVSDKPRSVASVAATPFFAIFRLVIKPLQALGQFLKRSGSSSSSPSSASSSASSLLISGGIGGDDGEIEQGGVTHHSPTQVLKNFDELRFLRIELPSGELGIDDGVLLKWRAEFGSTLENCVILGASSVIPATNSVDLGTSNNNNNNNNNNNNAVVVEDNGSIPESFYTNGGLKLRVVWTISSLIAASARHYLLQPIITEHKTLDSLVLTDVDGQGVLCMNRDQLEELRVKPLSASSASKRTLVPALNMRLWYAPTLELPDGSVLKGATLVAIRPSESKKDACDVSWVSSAFDEPYGVAAKMLVKRRTYCLEMNSF, encoded by the coding sequence atgctcttttatcttcttcttctccacaaagatctgattctcttcttctctccctctctctctgaAATGGCGATAACTCTCCGTTCATCAGATCCACTTTCACGTATCCATCCCgaaccaaaacaacaaatcgACCACTTCGATCACCTCCCGGACtcaatcctcctcctcatcctcaacAACATCGGCGACGTCAAATCCCTAGGTCGTTGCTGCGTCGTCTCCAAAAGATTCCATTCTCTGATCCCTCAAGTCGAAAATGTCGTCGTTCGCGTCGACTGCGTTATCTCCGACGACGACTCTTCATCTCTCGTCTCTGACAAGCCTCGATCCGTTGCTTCCGTCGCCGCTACTCCTTTCTTCGCCATCTTTCGTCTCGTGATCAAGCCGTTACAAGCTTTGGGACAGTTCCTTAAACGCTCaggttcttcttcctcttcaccttcttcagCGTCTTCTTCAGCTTCGTCGTTGTTGATTAGTGGTGGTATTGGTGGAGATGATGGTGAGATTGAACAAGGAGGCGTGACGCATCATTCTCCAACTCAGGTTTTGAAAAACTTCGATGAGCTTCGCTTCCTTCGAATCGAGCTTCCTAGTGGTGAATTAGGGATAGATGATGGTGTTCTGTTGAAATGGAGAGCTGAGTTTGGTTCCACGCTTGAGAATTGTGTGATCCTCGGTGCTTCCTCTGTCATCCCCGCGACGAACTCTGTTGATCTTGGTACCagtaacaacaataacaacaacaacaacaacaacaacaacgccGTGGTGGTGGAAGATAACGGAAGTATACCTGAATCGTTTTATACAAACGGAGGGCTTAAGCTTCGTGTTGTATGGACTATAAGCTCTTTGATTGCTGCATCTGCGAGACATTACTTGTTGCAGCCTATAATAACAGAGCATAAGACGCTTGATAGCTTGGTGCTCACGGATGTTGATGGCCAAGGAGTGTTGTGTATGAATCGAGATCAGTTGGAAGAGTTGAGGGTGAAACCGTTGTCAGCTTCTTCGGCTTCTAAGAGGACTCTCGTACCTGCTTTGAATATGAGACTTTGGTATGCTCCTACTTTGGAATTGCCTGATGGGTCGGTGTTGAAAGGAGCTACCCTTGTGGCGATTAGACCCAGTGAGTCCAAGAAAGATGCCTGTGATGTTTCTTGGGTTTCTTCTGCGTTTGATGAGCCTTATGGGGTTGCTGCTAAGATGCTTGTTAAGAGACGGACTTATTGTCTTGAGATGAATTCGTTTTAA
- the LOC104723227 gene encoding transcription factor TCP2: MFRKLGDDDGMIGDLMKSNNNNNGDVVDNNNGNNRLSRWHHNSSRIIRVSRASGGKDRHSKVLTSKGPRDRRVRLSVSTALQFYDLQDRLGYDQPSKAVEWLIKAAEDSISELPSLNNTNFPTDDDENQNHQNRTLTTTTTAAANSLSKSACSSNSDTSKNSSGLSLLRSELRDKARERARERTAKETKERSSDHHHHQSHTTTFTDLLNSSSDPVNSNRQWMAQAPSASSPMEYFTSGLILGSGQQTHFPISTNSHPFSSISDHHHHHQHHHPHQEFSFVPDHLISPAGSNGGAFNLDFNMSTPSGAGAAVSASSGGGFSGFNRGTLQSNSTTSNQHQSFLANLQRFPTSSEGGGGGPQFLFGALPAENHHHNHNHNQNNNHQFQLYYENGCRNSSDHKGKGKN, encoded by the coding sequence ATGTTTCGGAAGCTCGGAGATGATGATGGGATGATTGGAGATCTAATGAAGagtaataacaacaacaatggcgaCGTGGTTGATAACAACAACGGAAACAACCGGTTAAGCCGGTGGCATCACAATTCATCCCGGATAATTAGGGTTTCTCGAGCTTCCGGCGGTAAAGATCGGCACAGCAAAGTCTTAACCTCCAAAGGACCACGTGACCGGCGTGTCCGGTTATCAGTCTCAACCGCTCTTCAATTCTACGATCTCCAAGATCGGTTAGGTTACGATCAGCCTAGCAAAGCTGTTGAGTGGTTAATCAAAGCTGCTGAAGACTCAATCTCCGAGCTTCCTTCACTCAACAACACTAATTTCCCGACAGATGACGACGAGAACCAGAATCATCAGAACCGGACATTAACTACAACAACAACGGCTGCTGCGAATTCGTTGTCTAAATCGGCATGTAGTAGCAATTCAGACACGAGCAAGAACTCTTCTGGTTTGTCTTTATTGAGATCGGAGCTAAGGGATAAAGctagagagagagcgagagagagaacaGCTAAAGAGACGAAAGAGAGATcatcagatcatcatcatcatcaaagccACACTACTACGTTTACAGATTTGTTAAATTCCAGTTCAGATCCGGTTAACTCAAACCGGCAATGGATGGCTCAAGCCCCTTCTGCTTCGTCTCCCATGGAGTATTTTACTTCGGGTTTGATTCTCGGGTCGGGTCAACAAACCCATTTCCCGATTTCGACAAATTCTCATCCTTTCTCGTCAATCTCcgatcatcaccaccaccatcaacatcatcatccgCATCAAGAGTTTTCGTTCGTTCCCGACCATTTGATATCTCCGGCAGGATCCAACGGCGGAGCATTCAATCTTGATTTCAACATGTCGACACCCTCCGGAGCCGGAGCTGCCGTATCCGCCAGTTCAGGTGGTGGGTTCAGTGGTTTCAACAGGGGGACCCTTCAGTCCAATTCAACAACAAGTAATCAGCATCAGTCGTTTCTGGCTAATCTACAGAGGTTTCCAACATCATCAgaaggtggtggaggaggtCCACAGTTCTTGTTCGGTGCACTGCCTGCAGAGAATCACCACcacaaccacaatcacaatcagaACAACAACCACCAGTTTCAGCTTTACTATGAAAATGGATGCAGGAACTCATCAGACCATAAGGGTAAAGGCAAGAACTGA